The following proteins are co-located in the Marinomonas profundi genome:
- a CDS encoding FKBP-type peptidyl-prolyl cis-trans isomerase: protein MKKTLIAALVMSSASFAYADDHAVKLDSKEQRLGYSIGTMFGSRMSQDFSDLDMKTFMAGFQDAFASKEGKMSMEEVNKTIQDYQQEQMAKAEREQAKMVEESKAASATWLKEKEAEDGVKKTESGLLYKVINSGEGDKPQANDTVEVDYEGSLIDGTVFDSSYERGESISFPLNGVIPGWTEGLQLMPAGSKYELYIPAELAYGPGGTGPIPPNAALKFVVELHKVVNEEKAAE from the coding sequence ATGAAAAAAACGCTTATTGCTGCGCTGGTTATGTCTTCTGCTTCTTTTGCATACGCAGACGACCACGCGGTTAAACTAGACTCAAAAGAACAACGCCTTGGTTACAGTATTGGCACCATGTTTGGCTCACGTATGTCACAAGATTTTTCAGACCTAGACATGAAAACCTTCATGGCTGGCTTCCAAGACGCCTTTGCTAGCAAAGAAGGCAAAATGAGTATGGAGGAAGTCAATAAAACCATCCAAGATTACCAGCAAGAACAAATGGCAAAAGCAGAACGTGAACAAGCAAAAATGGTCGAAGAATCAAAAGCGGCATCAGCAACATGGCTGAAAGAAAAAGAAGCTGAAGACGGCGTGAAAAAGACCGAATCTGGCTTATTGTATAAAGTCATTAATTCAGGCGAAGGCGATAAACCTCAAGCAAATGACACCGTAGAAGTAGACTACGAAGGTAGCCTGATAGATGGCACAGTGTTCGACAGCTCCTACGAGCGCGGCGAATCTATCTCTTTCCCACTTAATGGCGTTATTCCAGGCTGGACCGAAGGGCTACAACTCATGCCTGCAGGCTCTAAGTACGAATTGTATATCCCTGCCGAGCTAGCCTATGGCCCTGGTGGAACAGGTCCAATTCCACCCAACGCAGCGCTTAAATTTGTTGTAGAACTGCACAAGGTCGTTAACGAAGAAAAAGCCGCAGAATAA